A genomic window from Chrysoperla carnea chromosome 3, inChrCarn1.1, whole genome shotgun sequence includes:
- the LOC123297011 gene encoding serine/threonine-protein kinase tousled-like 2 isoform X3 translates to MMLPRQFSSTGAGVKMEHFPAALDPRKQELLEARFLGARMSAGSQIQMAPQTTVNSTQSVHSQDSNMSTGSSHSDKEVDPNTPEKIPRTPSERTKRKRKVDDGGGLPPVGGKGIRTATSTVAGVVDTKKTVDIFTKHPGSSPIRHGGAKSPSPQQGYTALYPPSTQQVALPSPQVPVTSVPFDFFNKQNPRPLPIMPSKSVQTELTCQKITEFETQASSDLEVRNNKIDELNRQVEDLRHQAAAQQKVLDQHKQHINKCIDVVKKLLKEKSNIEKKEARQRCMQNRLRLGQFVTQRVGATFQENWTDGYAFQELARRQDEITSEREEIDRQKKLLLKKRPSNSETGRKRNSTATSTTLHNGTEATFLKPDAVPSASFSWQEYYESDEILKLRQSALKKEDADLQLEMEKLERERNLHIRELKRIHNEDQSRFNNHPVLNDRYLLLMLLGKGGFSEVHKAFDLKEQRYVACKVHQLNKDWKEDKKANYIKHALREYNIHKALDHPRVVKLFDVFEIDANSFCTVLEYCDGHDLDFYLKQHKTIPEREARSIVMQVVSALKYLNEIKPPVIHYDLKPGNILLTEGNVCGEIKITDFGLSKVMDEENYNPDHGMDLTSQGAGTYWYLPPECFVVGKNPPKISSKVDVWSVGVIFYQCLYGKKPFGHNQSQATILEENTILKATEVQFANKPTVSNEAKSFIKSCLAYRKEERIDVFSLARHEYLQPPIPKHGRLTSSQQQAAAVQQQAHHQVQQQQNSFTAGMFGGMNASSSS, encoded by the exons ATGTCAGCTGGTTCCCAAATACAGATGGCACCACAAACGACCGTCAATTCTACCCAGTCAGTTCATAGTCAAGACTCCAATATGAGTACAG GTTCGTCTCACAGTGATAAAGAGGTGGACCCAAACACTCCGGAGAAAATTCCTCGAACACCATCGGAGCGAACCAAACGAAAACGTAAAGTTGATGATGGGGGAGGTTTGCCACCTGTGGGAGGAAAAGGTATACGTACTGCTACAAGCACAGTGGCTGGAGTGGTTGATACCAAAAAAACTGTTGATATCTTTACAAAACATCCTGGTAGTAGTCCTATCCGACATGGTGGTGCAAAAAGTCCTTCCCCTCAACAGGGCTATACTGCTTTG TATCCACCTTCAACCCAACAGGTAGCATTGCCATCACCGCAAGTTCCGGTTACTAGTGTACCattcgattttttcaataaacaaaatccTAGGCCATTGCCAATAATGCCATCGAAATCAGTACAG acTGAGCTAACGTGTCAAAAAATAACAGAATTTGAGACGCAGGCATCCTCTGATTTAGAGGttcgtaataataaaatagatgaaCTAAATAGACAGGTTGAAGACCTTAGGCATCAAGCTGCCGCACAGCAAAAAGTCTTGGATCAACACAAGCAACATATTAATAAGTGCATAGATGTAGTTAAAAAATTGCTCAAAGAAAAGAGCAACATAGAAAAGAAAGAAGCGAGACAGAGGTGTATGCAAAATAGGTTAAGATTAGGACAGTTTGTAACGCAAAGAGTAGGTGCAacgtttcaagaaaattggACTGATGGATATGCTTTTCAAGAATTAGCAAG gcgGCAGGATGAAATTACTTCAGAGAGAGAAGAAATAGATCgtcaaaagaaattattattaaagaaaagaCCTTCGAATAGTGAAACAGGACGTAAAAGAAATAGTACGGCTACGTCTACAACTTTACATAATGGCACGGAAGCAACGTTCCTCAAACCAGACGCTGTTCCTTCGGCCAGTTTTTCATGGCAAGAATATTATGAATCTGATGAAATTTTAAAG TTAAGGCAAAGCGCGCTTAAGAAAGAAGATGCGGATTTACAATTAGAAATGGAAAAATTAGAAAGGGAAAGAAATTTACATATTCGAGAGTTGAAACGTATTCACAATGAAGATCAATCTAGGTTTAATAATCATCCTGTATTAAATGACCGATATttgttattaatgttattagGAAAAGGTGGATTTAGTGAGGTACATAAAGCGTTTGATTTAAAAGAACAGCGATATGTTGCCTGTAAAGTACACCAACTTAATAAAGACTGGAAGGAGGATAAGAAGGCAAATTACATTAA gcATGCTTTACGGGAATATAATATTCACAAAGCGTTAGATCATCCCCGAGTTGTTAAGTTATTtgatgtttttgaaatagatgCCAATTCATTTTGTACTGTTTTGGAATATTGTGATGGACacgatttagatttttatttaaagcag caCAAAACGATACCAGAAAGAGAAGCTAGATCGATTGTGATGCAGGTAGTATCTGCATTGAAGTACCTGAATGAGATTAAGCCACCTGTGATTCATTATGATTTGAAGCCTGGAAATATTTTACTAACTGAAGGAAATGTTTGTGGTGAAATAAAAATCACTGATTTTGGCCTCAGTAAAGTAATGGATGAGGAGAATTATAACCCCGATCACGGTATGGATCTTACATCTCAAGGAGCTGGAACGTATTG gTATTTGCCACCGGAATGTTTTGTTGTTGGAAAAAATCCACCAAAAATATCTTCCAAAGTTGATGTATGGAGTGTAggtgtaattttttatcaatgtttATATGGCAAAAAACCTTTTGGACATAATCAATCTCAAGCAACAATATTAGAAGAAAATACGATACTCAAAGCGACAGAGGTACAATTTGCAAATAAACCAACAGTTAGTAATGAAGCAAAG agTTTTATAAAAAGCTGTTTGGCATATCGGAAAGAGGAGCGTATAGATGTATTTTCATTAGCCCGACATGAATATTTACAACCCCCAATTCCTAAACACGGTCGATTGACGAGCTCTCAACAGCAAGCAGCTGCCGTACAACAACAAGCTCATCACCAGGTACAGCAACAACAGAATAGTTTCACCGCTGGCATGTTTGGTGGGATGAACGCGTCTAGTTCCTCGTAG
- the LOC123297011 gene encoding serine/threonine-protein kinase tousled-like 2 isoform X2, giving the protein MTENRCYSGGGAGVKMEHFPAALDPRKQELLEARFLGARMSAGSQIQMAPQTTVNSTQSVHSQDSNMSTGSSHSDKEVDPNTPEKIPRTPSERTKRKRKVDDGGGLPPVGGKGIRTATSTVAGVVDTKKTVDIFTKHPGSSPIRHGGAKSPSPQQGYTALYPPSTQQVALPSPQVPVTSVPFDFFNKQNPRPLPIMPSKSVQTELTCQKITEFETQASSDLEVRNNKIDELNRQVEDLRHQAAAQQKVLDQHKQHINKCIDVVKKLLKEKSNIEKKEARQRCMQNRLRLGQFVTQRVGATFQENWTDGYAFQELARRQDEITSEREEIDRQKKLLLKKRPSNSETGRKRNSTATSTTLHNGTEATFLKPDAVPSASFSWQEYYESDEILKLRQSALKKEDADLQLEMEKLERERNLHIRELKRIHNEDQSRFNNHPVLNDRYLLLMLLGKGGFSEVHKAFDLKEQRYVACKVHQLNKDWKEDKKANYIKHALREYNIHKALDHPRVVKLFDVFEIDANSFCTVLEYCDGHDLDFYLKQHKTIPEREARSIVMQVVSALKYLNEIKPPVIHYDLKPGNILLTEGNVCGEIKITDFGLSKVMDEENYNPDHGMDLTSQGAGTYWYLPPECFVVGKNPPKISSKVDVWSVGVIFYQCLYGKKPFGHNQSQATILEENTILKATEVQFANKPTVSNEAKSFIKSCLAYRKEERIDVFSLARHEYLQPPIPKHGRLTSSQQQAAAVQQQAHHQVQQQQNSFTAGMFGGMNASSSS; this is encoded by the exons ATGTCAGCTGGTTCCCAAATACAGATGGCACCACAAACGACCGTCAATTCTACCCAGTCAGTTCATAGTCAAGACTCCAATATGAGTACAG GTTCGTCTCACAGTGATAAAGAGGTGGACCCAAACACTCCGGAGAAAATTCCTCGAACACCATCGGAGCGAACCAAACGAAAACGTAAAGTTGATGATGGGGGAGGTTTGCCACCTGTGGGAGGAAAAGGTATACGTACTGCTACAAGCACAGTGGCTGGAGTGGTTGATACCAAAAAAACTGTTGATATCTTTACAAAACATCCTGGTAGTAGTCCTATCCGACATGGTGGTGCAAAAAGTCCTTCCCCTCAACAGGGCTATACTGCTTTG TATCCACCTTCAACCCAACAGGTAGCATTGCCATCACCGCAAGTTCCGGTTACTAGTGTACCattcgattttttcaataaacaaaatccTAGGCCATTGCCAATAATGCCATCGAAATCAGTACAG acTGAGCTAACGTGTCAAAAAATAACAGAATTTGAGACGCAGGCATCCTCTGATTTAGAGGttcgtaataataaaatagatgaaCTAAATAGACAGGTTGAAGACCTTAGGCATCAAGCTGCCGCACAGCAAAAAGTCTTGGATCAACACAAGCAACATATTAATAAGTGCATAGATGTAGTTAAAAAATTGCTCAAAGAAAAGAGCAACATAGAAAAGAAAGAAGCGAGACAGAGGTGTATGCAAAATAGGTTAAGATTAGGACAGTTTGTAACGCAAAGAGTAGGTGCAacgtttcaagaaaattggACTGATGGATATGCTTTTCAAGAATTAGCAAG gcgGCAGGATGAAATTACTTCAGAGAGAGAAGAAATAGATCgtcaaaagaaattattattaaagaaaagaCCTTCGAATAGTGAAACAGGACGTAAAAGAAATAGTACGGCTACGTCTACAACTTTACATAATGGCACGGAAGCAACGTTCCTCAAACCAGACGCTGTTCCTTCGGCCAGTTTTTCATGGCAAGAATATTATGAATCTGATGAAATTTTAAAG TTAAGGCAAAGCGCGCTTAAGAAAGAAGATGCGGATTTACAATTAGAAATGGAAAAATTAGAAAGGGAAAGAAATTTACATATTCGAGAGTTGAAACGTATTCACAATGAAGATCAATCTAGGTTTAATAATCATCCTGTATTAAATGACCGATATttgttattaatgttattagGAAAAGGTGGATTTAGTGAGGTACATAAAGCGTTTGATTTAAAAGAACAGCGATATGTTGCCTGTAAAGTACACCAACTTAATAAAGACTGGAAGGAGGATAAGAAGGCAAATTACATTAA gcATGCTTTACGGGAATATAATATTCACAAAGCGTTAGATCATCCCCGAGTTGTTAAGTTATTtgatgtttttgaaatagatgCCAATTCATTTTGTACTGTTTTGGAATATTGTGATGGACacgatttagatttttatttaaagcag caCAAAACGATACCAGAAAGAGAAGCTAGATCGATTGTGATGCAGGTAGTATCTGCATTGAAGTACCTGAATGAGATTAAGCCACCTGTGATTCATTATGATTTGAAGCCTGGAAATATTTTACTAACTGAAGGAAATGTTTGTGGTGAAATAAAAATCACTGATTTTGGCCTCAGTAAAGTAATGGATGAGGAGAATTATAACCCCGATCACGGTATGGATCTTACATCTCAAGGAGCTGGAACGTATTG gTATTTGCCACCGGAATGTTTTGTTGTTGGAAAAAATCCACCAAAAATATCTTCCAAAGTTGATGTATGGAGTGTAggtgtaattttttatcaatgtttATATGGCAAAAAACCTTTTGGACATAATCAATCTCAAGCAACAATATTAGAAGAAAATACGATACTCAAAGCGACAGAGGTACAATTTGCAAATAAACCAACAGTTAGTAATGAAGCAAAG agTTTTATAAAAAGCTGTTTGGCATATCGGAAAGAGGAGCGTATAGATGTATTTTCATTAGCCCGACATGAATATTTACAACCCCCAATTCCTAAACACGGTCGATTGACGAGCTCTCAACAGCAAGCAGCTGCCGTACAACAACAAGCTCATCACCAGGTACAGCAACAACAGAATAGTTTCACCGCTGGCATGTTTGGTGGGATGAACGCGTCTAGTTCCTCGTAG
- the LOC123297011 gene encoding serine/threonine-protein kinase tousled-like 2 isoform X5 produces MEHFPAALDPRKQELLEARFLGARMSAGSQIQMAPQTTVNSTQSVHSQDSNMSTGSSHSDKEVDPNTPEKIPRTPSERTKRKRKVDDGGGLPPVGGKGIRTATSTVAGVVDTKKTVDIFTKHPGSSPIRHGGAKSPSPQQGYTALYPPSTQQVALPSPQVPVTSVPFDFFNKQNPRPLPIMPSKSVQTELTCQKITEFETQASSDLEVRNNKIDELNRQVEDLRHQAAAQQKVLDQHKQHINKCIDVVKKLLKEKSNIEKKEARQRCMQNRLRLGQFVTQRVGATFQENWTDGYAFQELARRQDEITSEREEIDRQKKLLLKKRPSNSETGRKRNSTATSTTLHNGTEATFLKPDAVPSASFSWQEYYESDEILKLRQSALKKEDADLQLEMEKLERERNLHIRELKRIHNEDQSRFNNHPVLNDRYLLLMLLGKGGFSEVHKAFDLKEQRYVACKVHQLNKDWKEDKKANYIKHALREYNIHKALDHPRVVKLFDVFEIDANSFCTVLEYCDGHDLDFYLKQHKTIPEREARSIVMQVVSALKYLNEIKPPVIHYDLKPGNILLTEGNVCGEIKITDFGLSKVMDEENYNPDHGMDLTSQGAGTYWYLPPECFVVGKNPPKISSKVDVWSVGVIFYQCLYGKKPFGHNQSQATILEENTILKATEVQFANKPTVSNEAKSFIKSCLAYRKEERIDVFSLARHEYLQPPIPKHGRLTSSQQQAAAVQQQAHHQVQQQQNSFTAGMFGGMNASSSS; encoded by the exons ATGTCAGCTGGTTCCCAAATACAGATGGCACCACAAACGACCGTCAATTCTACCCAGTCAGTTCATAGTCAAGACTCCAATATGAGTACAG GTTCGTCTCACAGTGATAAAGAGGTGGACCCAAACACTCCGGAGAAAATTCCTCGAACACCATCGGAGCGAACCAAACGAAAACGTAAAGTTGATGATGGGGGAGGTTTGCCACCTGTGGGAGGAAAAGGTATACGTACTGCTACAAGCACAGTGGCTGGAGTGGTTGATACCAAAAAAACTGTTGATATCTTTACAAAACATCCTGGTAGTAGTCCTATCCGACATGGTGGTGCAAAAAGTCCTTCCCCTCAACAGGGCTATACTGCTTTG TATCCACCTTCAACCCAACAGGTAGCATTGCCATCACCGCAAGTTCCGGTTACTAGTGTACCattcgattttttcaataaacaaaatccTAGGCCATTGCCAATAATGCCATCGAAATCAGTACAG acTGAGCTAACGTGTCAAAAAATAACAGAATTTGAGACGCAGGCATCCTCTGATTTAGAGGttcgtaataataaaatagatgaaCTAAATAGACAGGTTGAAGACCTTAGGCATCAAGCTGCCGCACAGCAAAAAGTCTTGGATCAACACAAGCAACATATTAATAAGTGCATAGATGTAGTTAAAAAATTGCTCAAAGAAAAGAGCAACATAGAAAAGAAAGAAGCGAGACAGAGGTGTATGCAAAATAGGTTAAGATTAGGACAGTTTGTAACGCAAAGAGTAGGTGCAacgtttcaagaaaattggACTGATGGATATGCTTTTCAAGAATTAGCAAG gcgGCAGGATGAAATTACTTCAGAGAGAGAAGAAATAGATCgtcaaaagaaattattattaaagaaaagaCCTTCGAATAGTGAAACAGGACGTAAAAGAAATAGTACGGCTACGTCTACAACTTTACATAATGGCACGGAAGCAACGTTCCTCAAACCAGACGCTGTTCCTTCGGCCAGTTTTTCATGGCAAGAATATTATGAATCTGATGAAATTTTAAAG TTAAGGCAAAGCGCGCTTAAGAAAGAAGATGCGGATTTACAATTAGAAATGGAAAAATTAGAAAGGGAAAGAAATTTACATATTCGAGAGTTGAAACGTATTCACAATGAAGATCAATCTAGGTTTAATAATCATCCTGTATTAAATGACCGATATttgttattaatgttattagGAAAAGGTGGATTTAGTGAGGTACATAAAGCGTTTGATTTAAAAGAACAGCGATATGTTGCCTGTAAAGTACACCAACTTAATAAAGACTGGAAGGAGGATAAGAAGGCAAATTACATTAA gcATGCTTTACGGGAATATAATATTCACAAAGCGTTAGATCATCCCCGAGTTGTTAAGTTATTtgatgtttttgaaatagatgCCAATTCATTTTGTACTGTTTTGGAATATTGTGATGGACacgatttagatttttatttaaagcag caCAAAACGATACCAGAAAGAGAAGCTAGATCGATTGTGATGCAGGTAGTATCTGCATTGAAGTACCTGAATGAGATTAAGCCACCTGTGATTCATTATGATTTGAAGCCTGGAAATATTTTACTAACTGAAGGAAATGTTTGTGGTGAAATAAAAATCACTGATTTTGGCCTCAGTAAAGTAATGGATGAGGAGAATTATAACCCCGATCACGGTATGGATCTTACATCTCAAGGAGCTGGAACGTATTG gTATTTGCCACCGGAATGTTTTGTTGTTGGAAAAAATCCACCAAAAATATCTTCCAAAGTTGATGTATGGAGTGTAggtgtaattttttatcaatgtttATATGGCAAAAAACCTTTTGGACATAATCAATCTCAAGCAACAATATTAGAAGAAAATACGATACTCAAAGCGACAGAGGTACAATTTGCAAATAAACCAACAGTTAGTAATGAAGCAAAG agTTTTATAAAAAGCTGTTTGGCATATCGGAAAGAGGAGCGTATAGATGTATTTTCATTAGCCCGACATGAATATTTACAACCCCCAATTCCTAAACACGGTCGATTGACGAGCTCTCAACAGCAAGCAGCTGCCGTACAACAACAAGCTCATCACCAGGTACAGCAACAACAGAATAGTTTCACCGCTGGCATGTTTGGTGGGATGAACGCGTCTAGTTCCTCGTAG
- the LOC123297011 gene encoding serine/threonine-protein kinase tousled-like 2 isoform X1, whose translation MIQIVAGSPNDEVIYDIKQCAGVKMEHFPAALDPRKQELLEARFLGARMSAGSQIQMAPQTTVNSTQSVHSQDSNMSTGSSHSDKEVDPNTPEKIPRTPSERTKRKRKVDDGGGLPPVGGKGIRTATSTVAGVVDTKKTVDIFTKHPGSSPIRHGGAKSPSPQQGYTALYPPSTQQVALPSPQVPVTSVPFDFFNKQNPRPLPIMPSKSVQTELTCQKITEFETQASSDLEVRNNKIDELNRQVEDLRHQAAAQQKVLDQHKQHINKCIDVVKKLLKEKSNIEKKEARQRCMQNRLRLGQFVTQRVGATFQENWTDGYAFQELARRQDEITSEREEIDRQKKLLLKKRPSNSETGRKRNSTATSTTLHNGTEATFLKPDAVPSASFSWQEYYESDEILKLRQSALKKEDADLQLEMEKLERERNLHIRELKRIHNEDQSRFNNHPVLNDRYLLLMLLGKGGFSEVHKAFDLKEQRYVACKVHQLNKDWKEDKKANYIKHALREYNIHKALDHPRVVKLFDVFEIDANSFCTVLEYCDGHDLDFYLKQHKTIPEREARSIVMQVVSALKYLNEIKPPVIHYDLKPGNILLTEGNVCGEIKITDFGLSKVMDEENYNPDHGMDLTSQGAGTYWYLPPECFVVGKNPPKISSKVDVWSVGVIFYQCLYGKKPFGHNQSQATILEENTILKATEVQFANKPTVSNEAKSFIKSCLAYRKEERIDVFSLARHEYLQPPIPKHGRLTSSQQQAAAVQQQAHHQVQQQQNSFTAGMFGGMNASSSS comes from the exons ATGTCAGCTGGTTCCCAAATACAGATGGCACCACAAACGACCGTCAATTCTACCCAGTCAGTTCATAGTCAAGACTCCAATATGAGTACAG GTTCGTCTCACAGTGATAAAGAGGTGGACCCAAACACTCCGGAGAAAATTCCTCGAACACCATCGGAGCGAACCAAACGAAAACGTAAAGTTGATGATGGGGGAGGTTTGCCACCTGTGGGAGGAAAAGGTATACGTACTGCTACAAGCACAGTGGCTGGAGTGGTTGATACCAAAAAAACTGTTGATATCTTTACAAAACATCCTGGTAGTAGTCCTATCCGACATGGTGGTGCAAAAAGTCCTTCCCCTCAACAGGGCTATACTGCTTTG TATCCACCTTCAACCCAACAGGTAGCATTGCCATCACCGCAAGTTCCGGTTACTAGTGTACCattcgattttttcaataaacaaaatccTAGGCCATTGCCAATAATGCCATCGAAATCAGTACAG acTGAGCTAACGTGTCAAAAAATAACAGAATTTGAGACGCAGGCATCCTCTGATTTAGAGGttcgtaataataaaatagatgaaCTAAATAGACAGGTTGAAGACCTTAGGCATCAAGCTGCCGCACAGCAAAAAGTCTTGGATCAACACAAGCAACATATTAATAAGTGCATAGATGTAGTTAAAAAATTGCTCAAAGAAAAGAGCAACATAGAAAAGAAAGAAGCGAGACAGAGGTGTATGCAAAATAGGTTAAGATTAGGACAGTTTGTAACGCAAAGAGTAGGTGCAacgtttcaagaaaattggACTGATGGATATGCTTTTCAAGAATTAGCAAG gcgGCAGGATGAAATTACTTCAGAGAGAGAAGAAATAGATCgtcaaaagaaattattattaaagaaaagaCCTTCGAATAGTGAAACAGGACGTAAAAGAAATAGTACGGCTACGTCTACAACTTTACATAATGGCACGGAAGCAACGTTCCTCAAACCAGACGCTGTTCCTTCGGCCAGTTTTTCATGGCAAGAATATTATGAATCTGATGAAATTTTAAAG TTAAGGCAAAGCGCGCTTAAGAAAGAAGATGCGGATTTACAATTAGAAATGGAAAAATTAGAAAGGGAAAGAAATTTACATATTCGAGAGTTGAAACGTATTCACAATGAAGATCAATCTAGGTTTAATAATCATCCTGTATTAAATGACCGATATttgttattaatgttattagGAAAAGGTGGATTTAGTGAGGTACATAAAGCGTTTGATTTAAAAGAACAGCGATATGTTGCCTGTAAAGTACACCAACTTAATAAAGACTGGAAGGAGGATAAGAAGGCAAATTACATTAA gcATGCTTTACGGGAATATAATATTCACAAAGCGTTAGATCATCCCCGAGTTGTTAAGTTATTtgatgtttttgaaatagatgCCAATTCATTTTGTACTGTTTTGGAATATTGTGATGGACacgatttagatttttatttaaagcag caCAAAACGATACCAGAAAGAGAAGCTAGATCGATTGTGATGCAGGTAGTATCTGCATTGAAGTACCTGAATGAGATTAAGCCACCTGTGATTCATTATGATTTGAAGCCTGGAAATATTTTACTAACTGAAGGAAATGTTTGTGGTGAAATAAAAATCACTGATTTTGGCCTCAGTAAAGTAATGGATGAGGAGAATTATAACCCCGATCACGGTATGGATCTTACATCTCAAGGAGCTGGAACGTATTG gTATTTGCCACCGGAATGTTTTGTTGTTGGAAAAAATCCACCAAAAATATCTTCCAAAGTTGATGTATGGAGTGTAggtgtaattttttatcaatgtttATATGGCAAAAAACCTTTTGGACATAATCAATCTCAAGCAACAATATTAGAAGAAAATACGATACTCAAAGCGACAGAGGTACAATTTGCAAATAAACCAACAGTTAGTAATGAAGCAAAG agTTTTATAAAAAGCTGTTTGGCATATCGGAAAGAGGAGCGTATAGATGTATTTTCATTAGCCCGACATGAATATTTACAACCCCCAATTCCTAAACACGGTCGATTGACGAGCTCTCAACAGCAAGCAGCTGCCGTACAACAACAAGCTCATCACCAGGTACAGCAACAACAGAATAGTTTCACCGCTGGCATGTTTGGTGGGATGAACGCGTCTAGTTCCTCGTAG